The Poseidonibacter lekithochrous region TTGCTCCTAAGTCAAAAGCAGAAAAAACTGGTTTCCAATCAGGAGATATTATCATTCAAATTGAAGATATTGAAATTAAAAACTTTGCAAACATTGAAACAGCATTAACTAAATACAATAATAAACACAAAAGAGTATATGTTAATAGATATGGTCAAACAATTCTATTCGTAACTAAATAAAGGATTCGTCATAATTAAAGTACTAATGATAGAAGATGATTTAGAGTTAGCTCAAATCATCAGTGATTATTTAGCATCATTTGATATAGAGGTAACTAACACAGATAGTCCATATAATGGATTATCTATGCTTAGTATTGATAAAGATTATAAACTTCTAATTTTAGATTTAACACTACCAGAAATAGATGGTTTAGAGTTAATTCCAAAAATCAGAGAAAAATCTGAAATACCTATTATCATTTCAAGTGCAAGAGATGATATCTTGGACAAAGTAATGGGATTAGAGCGAGGTGCCGATGATTATCTTCCAAAACCTTATAATCCAAGAGAATTACAAGCAAGAATCAAAACTATTTTAAAAAGAGTAGATACACTAAATCCTGAATCAAAAAAAGATGAAGTATCAAATTCTGTTTTTGAAGTAAAAGAAGATGATATGCAGATTATTTTTCAAGATAATTCTCTAGTTCTTACTTTAGCTGAATATGATATTTTAAAACTACTTATTCAAAGAAATGGTGGGGTTGTAGCTAGAGAAGATTTCATTTATGCTAGTGACCATATTGAAGATGATTCATCACTGAAAAATATTGATGTAATTATCTCTAGAATTAGAACAAAACTTGGAAAAGTTGATAAATCAAGAACTTACATTAAATCTGTAAGAGGGATAGGATATCAATTAGTATGATAAGACATATCTCAATTTCTGCCTTTATTAATATAATATTTTCATTAGCCTTTGTTGCTGTGATAATTACTTTTTCAATATTTATTAACTTTGATAAACAAAGACATGAGATTACCTTACAAAATAGATATGAACTAATTGCGGAGAATTTTTTAAGTACTTTTCAGAATTT contains the following coding sequences:
- a CDS encoding response regulator transcription factor yields the protein MIKVLMIEDDLELAQIISDYLASFDIEVTNTDSPYNGLSMLSIDKDYKLLILDLTLPEIDGLELIPKIREKSEIPIIISSARDDILDKVMGLERGADDYLPKPYNPRELQARIKTILKRVDTLNPESKKDEVSNSVFEVKEDDMQIIFQDNSLVLTLAEYDILKLLIQRNGGVVAREDFIYASDHIEDDSSLKNIDVIISRIRTKLGKVDKSRTYIKSVRGIGYQLV